In Kushneria marisflavi, the following are encoded in one genomic region:
- a CDS encoding RecQ family ATP-dependent DNA helicase: MDKQQAEQLLKAALGDGAASFRPGQWEAIDALVNQRQKLLVVQRTGWGKSSVYFISTRILRDRGVGITIIISPLLALMRNQIESAQRLGIRAATINSTNSHEEESIKRALFAGQVDCLLISPERLSNDNFVRTVLMPVADHIGLLVIDEAHCISDWGHDFRPDYRRIVDILRQLPPGVPVLGTTATANDRVIEDIRNQLGDILIQRGPLGRESLVLQSMTLPDQASRLAWLAQVIPSLPGTGIVYTLTTRDAEEVAEWLQRNGVEASAYYSDVSPPQWLQANGLTDKNRYREYLENRLLRNEIKVLVATGALGMGYDKPDLSFVIHYQAPGSIVAYYQQVGRAGRAIDSALGVLIAGHEDDDIHDYFRRSAFPSDQEIGTVLDTLDHFDGLSVPSIEQNANLRRSQIDKTLKILSVESPAPVIKDGSVWRRTPVAYQPDHQRIRHLTEIRQQEWQQVNDYINTTGCLMNFLRRALDDPQSEPCGRCANCLGQQLVPTHLDPQLTHQAATFQRHAEMPIKPRKQVAANAFQQYGFRGNLPPSLQTQEGRVLSRWNDGGWGKRVKQEKHQGRFSDELIEAMAEMIVQRWQPQPQPGWVCAVPSLNHPHLVPEFAWRLANRLGLRYVKAVYKIRHNEPQKAQQNRFHQCRNLDGVFEVTNELPREAVLLVDDIVDSGWTMTVIAALLQRAGTGPVYPVALASSSVSD, translated from the coding sequence ATGGATAAACAACAAGCCGAACAGCTACTCAAGGCTGCACTTGGCGATGGGGCTGCCTCATTTCGCCCGGGTCAGTGGGAGGCCATAGATGCACTGGTCAATCAGCGCCAAAAACTGCTGGTGGTGCAGCGCACTGGCTGGGGCAAGAGCTCAGTTTATTTCATCAGTACGCGGATACTGCGCGATCGTGGCGTCGGCATCACCATCATCATCTCACCGTTGCTGGCGCTGATGCGCAACCAGATCGAGTCGGCCCAGCGGCTGGGTATTCGTGCCGCCACCATCAACTCGACGAATTCTCATGAAGAAGAGTCCATAAAGAGAGCATTGTTCGCTGGTCAGGTCGACTGTTTGCTAATTTCTCCGGAGCGTCTATCCAACGATAACTTTGTACGGACCGTGCTGATGCCCGTTGCCGATCATATCGGCCTGCTGGTAATCGATGAGGCGCATTGCATTTCCGATTGGGGGCATGATTTCCGACCGGACTACCGGCGCATCGTGGATATACTTCGACAGCTTCCGCCCGGGGTGCCGGTGCTGGGTACTACGGCAACCGCCAATGATCGGGTCATTGAAGATATCCGCAATCAACTGGGGGACATCCTGATTCAACGTGGCCCTCTGGGCCGTGAGAGCCTAGTGCTGCAGTCGATGACGCTACCGGACCAGGCCTCTCGTCTCGCTTGGCTGGCGCAGGTGATTCCCAGCTTGCCGGGAACCGGGATCGTTTACACGCTAACGACTCGCGATGCTGAAGAGGTGGCTGAGTGGCTGCAGCGTAATGGCGTCGAGGCCAGTGCTTACTATTCTGACGTCAGTCCTCCGCAGTGGCTACAGGCGAATGGCCTGACCGACAAGAACCGCTATCGCGAGTACCTGGAAAACCGGCTGCTTCGTAATGAGATCAAGGTGCTGGTTGCCACGGGGGCACTGGGCATGGGTTATGACAAGCCGGATCTCAGCTTCGTCATTCATTACCAGGCGCCTGGCTCCATCGTCGCTTACTACCAGCAGGTCGGGCGAGCGGGGCGGGCCATCGATTCCGCCTTGGGCGTTCTGATCGCTGGCCATGAGGATGACGATATCCACGATTACTTTCGGCGCTCGGCCTTTCCTTCGGATCAAGAAATCGGCACGGTTCTCGATACCCTCGACCACTTCGACGGTTTGTCGGTGCCAAGCATTGAGCAAAACGCCAATCTCAGGCGTAGTCAGATCGACAAAACCTTGAAGATCCTTAGTGTGGAGTCGCCTGCACCGGTCATCAAGGATGGCAGTGTATGGCGACGCACGCCGGTCGCTTATCAGCCGGATCACCAACGCATCCGCCACCTGACAGAGATTCGCCAGCAGGAGTGGCAGCAGGTTAACGACTACATCAACACCACGGGCTGTTTGATGAACTTTCTACGCCGTGCACTGGACGATCCTCAAAGTGAGCCCTGTGGCCGGTGTGCCAATTGTTTGGGGCAGCAGTTGGTGCCAACCCACCTTGATCCGCAGTTGACGCACCAGGCCGCGACCTTTCAGCGCCACGCCGAGATGCCCATCAAACCAAGAAAGCAGGTTGCCGCCAATGCGTTCCAGCAGTATGGCTTTCGCGGCAACCTACCCCCAAGCCTACAGACGCAGGAGGGGCGCGTGCTGTCGCGCTGGAACGATGGTGGATGGGGGAAGCGAGTCAAGCAGGAAAAGCATCAGGGCCGATTCAGCGACGAGCTGATCGAGGCCATGGCCGAAATGATCGTGCAGCGCTGGCAGCCGCAGCCCCAACCCGGCTGGGTGTGTGCCGTACCTTCTCTCAACCACCCACATCTGGTGCCGGAGTTCGCCTGGCGGCTGGCTAATCGGCTAGGGCTGCGCTACGTCAAAGCGGTTTACAAAATCAGGCACAATGAGCCCCAGAAGGCCCAGCAGAACCGCTTCCACCAGTGCCGTAACTTGGATGGCGTCTTCGAGGTAACCAACGAGCTACCGAGAGAAGCCGTGCTGCTGGTCGATGATATCGTGGACTCAGGTTGGACGATGACCGTGATCGCCGCGCTCCTGCAGCGTGCCGGTACGGGGCCTGTCTATCCTGTGGCCCTGGCATCCAGCTCGGTGAGTGATTGA
- a CDS encoding DNA-processing protein DprA — protein sequence MTLSTAAQATLLLTSYFSKPVKGAPKPLTPIEWGRFAQWLHEKNHAPGDLLNHTAPWVLGKWSDEKIPRDRLEALLQRGSSMALALEKWQRSGLWIVTRSDPSYPKRLKKRLKHAAPPVLYGCGNAGLLNAGGLAVVGSRKSDNEDLTYAQRLGAKATQAGIGVVSGGARGIDEAAMQGAIQEGGPVIGILSEGLLKAATSKQWRQGLMSGGLVLVSPYYPEASFNTGNAMGRNKYIYCLADAAVVVHSGSSGGTKAGAEESLKKSWVPLWVKPTHDTEAGNQALVNAGGAWCEERIERLDIGSLLAPARTQLFQETLDQPDSVLLQESGLGTEPSESEPDKTVIYDGLSTVADTMANEAQQKSETEESNVAPSAEEPEAGWHEESATKLATVPYPDLFGSGNASDQKAQDVTQSAAPEQVITETADSKEPERPMTESITESRETNFEPEQIDFYQLFLRKLQRLAQTPKAVDDIITETGLHKTQVNTWLKQAVEEGRVKKLNRPARYQVITE from the coding sequence ATGACCCTTTCGACTGCCGCTCAGGCAACCCTGTTGTTGACCAGCTATTTCAGCAAGCCTGTCAAGGGGGCACCTAAACCGCTGACCCCCATCGAGTGGGGACGTTTTGCTCAATGGCTGCATGAAAAAAATCACGCCCCAGGGGATCTGCTGAATCATACCGCACCTTGGGTGCTGGGTAAGTGGAGTGATGAGAAGATTCCTCGTGATCGGCTGGAGGCTCTGCTACAGCGTGGCAGCAGCATGGCGCTGGCTTTGGAGAAATGGCAGCGCTCGGGCTTGTGGATTGTCACCCGTTCGGACCCTAGCTATCCCAAGCGTTTGAAAAAGCGTCTGAAACATGCCGCTCCCCCTGTCTTGTATGGCTGTGGTAACGCGGGTCTGCTCAACGCTGGTGGTCTGGCTGTGGTGGGCTCTCGCAAGTCGGATAATGAGGATCTGACCTATGCTCAAAGGCTTGGCGCCAAGGCCACTCAAGCAGGTATTGGTGTTGTGTCCGGCGGGGCGCGCGGTATCGATGAGGCTGCCATGCAAGGAGCCATTCAGGAAGGCGGCCCCGTCATCGGCATCCTTAGTGAAGGGCTCCTCAAGGCAGCGACTTCCAAGCAGTGGCGCCAGGGTCTGATGAGTGGTGGCCTGGTGTTGGTTTCGCCCTATTACCCGGAAGCGAGTTTCAACACCGGCAATGCCATGGGGCGCAACAAGTACATCTATTGTCTGGCAGATGCTGCCGTGGTGGTGCACTCAGGCAGTAGTGGTGGCACCAAGGCAGGGGCAGAAGAAAGCCTCAAGAAGAGCTGGGTACCACTCTGGGTGAAGCCCACACATGATACCGAGGCCGGCAATCAGGCATTGGTGAACGCAGGCGGTGCCTGGTGCGAAGAGAGGATCGAACGGCTGGATATCGGCTCGTTATTGGCTCCTGCCAGAACACAGCTCTTTCAAGAAACGCTGGATCAGCCAGACTCTGTTTTGCTTCAGGAGTCCGGCCTCGGTACCGAGCCTAGTGAAAGTGAGCCAGACAAGACAGTGATCTACGACGGGCTGTCCACAGTCGCTGACACCATGGCAAATGAGGCTCAGCAAAAATCCGAGACCGAAGAGTCAAACGTTGCACCTTCTGCTGAAGAACCTGAAGCCGGGTGGCATGAAGAGAGCGCTACGAAACTTGCCACGGTCCCTTACCCCGATCTTTTTGGTAGCGGCAACGCCAGTGATCAAAAGGCCCAAGATGTCACTCAGTCAGCAGCACCGGAACAGGTAATCACCGAGACGGCTGATTCGAAAGAACCAGAACGGCCAATGACTGAATCGATCACCGAGAGCCGTGAGACCAATTTCGAGCCCGAGCAGATCGACTTCTATCAACTGTTTCTGCGCAAGCTGCAACGGCTGGCCCAGACTCCCAAAGCCGTTGACGACATCATTACCGAGACAGGCCTGCACAAGACCCAGGTGAACACTTGGCTGAAGCAGGCCGTCGAAGAGGGTCGGGTGAAAAAGCTGAACCGACCGGCCCGGTATCAAGTGATAACGGAATAA
- the pglX gene encoding BREX-1 system adenine-specific DNA-methyltransferase PglX, whose protein sequence is MNTGNIKKYAPRARTRFIETMTRQAARYGITKERVAPAEVRGDVMLISALDGQTHSFSKALRGPREALAKWVTQLGFEQAMEQAAYSWLNRLCAIRFMELKGYLDHGRRVLSHPDHEGGFQILDDCLEIDLPGLDTTRVRELKLDGTQDEALYRELLLAQCHALHEAIPFLFEPLDDASELLLPDNLTKTDSLIRELVEAIPEEDWQDVEVIGWLYQFYIAEKKGEVIGKVVKSEDIPAATQLFTPNWIVQYLVQNSVGRQWLQTYPDSPLKGEMPYYIEPAEQEPEVQAQLDAITPASIDPETIKVLDPACGSGHILVEAYNVLKAIYEERGYRSRDIPKLILESNLFGLDIDDRAAQLAGFALLMKAREDDRRIFTRGIRLNVMALQSSQYLDVSTLWRNLNLTGDWHQGQSQSLFEGEQKELSSNDNTYKVIVDLIERFQDAKTFGSLIEVPNSFEALLKTLLEDLTELSNRGDTIQKTAAKQLMPVVQQACILANSYNSIVANPPYMGSSYFEKSLKKELSERYKTTRTDLYAIFIERNAKLTKDSLSTVSMVTRQDWMHTSSYSDLRGKILKKWQLNSLVQLGSGGFPSLSGEVVQAAAFIFNTWHVKNYKQVYVDCTSKKAGKEGLFKGHRNRFDCSSDRFPSSLGNPVLYFLKEEELNAFSLSKSFGEVVTLREGVHTGDNEAFIRFWWEVSEKTISKECMSVECFDRGKWKWAPYNKGGTTSRWYDPTDFVLAYDAPSRRKMEKIKGHVRPSQSLYFKEGGTWSDVATKGFGVRYYEEGHLFDGAGPVVISENIAKDISIMNSLPFRVLCAYAMPNLHFKCGTIKKMPYPELGVAESERIAECGCKIIACLKAASSYIETNRLNFSHILVKRDVGKIEEKHHEANAELLKTKKNIENLEREVNETVSLSYGLGTMLYDEPSLENNVVSKIKDNGLFSSLVSYVIGCMMGRYSPDKPGLILASQGETIHDYLAQIPEPSFVPDKNAIIPLTDQEWFPDDATNRFRDFVRTGWGEEHLQENLDFVSESLCLHAIKPKKGEAALDTIRRYLSTQFYKDHLRTYKKRPIYWLFSSGKQKAFECLVYLHRYNESTLAEMRTDYVIPLTTRLASYVEKLEQDKEASTSAAEAKSIEKELDKLYKQQAELNAFDEKLRHYADQRVSLDLDDGVKVNYGKFGDLLANVKEITGSKSE, encoded by the coding sequence ATGAACACAGGGAACATCAAGAAGTACGCCCCCAGGGCACGTACCCGCTTTATCGAGACCATGACCCGCCAGGCCGCCCGCTATGGGATCACCAAGGAGCGTGTGGCGCCCGCCGAGGTGCGTGGCGACGTTATGCTGATCAGCGCCCTGGATGGCCAGACCCACAGCTTCTCCAAGGCGCTGCGTGGCCCCCGCGAGGCGCTGGCCAAGTGGGTGACCCAGCTGGGCTTCGAGCAGGCCATGGAGCAGGCCGCCTACAGCTGGCTCAACCGCCTGTGTGCGATTCGCTTCATGGAACTCAAGGGCTATCTGGATCATGGCCGGCGGGTACTCTCCCACCCGGACCACGAGGGCGGCTTCCAGATCCTCGACGACTGCCTGGAGATCGACCTGCCCGGGCTGGATACGACCCGGGTGCGCGAGCTCAAGCTCGACGGCACCCAGGACGAGGCGCTCTACCGCGAGCTGCTGCTGGCCCAGTGTCACGCCCTGCATGAGGCCATACCGTTCCTGTTCGAGCCGCTGGACGACGCCAGCGAACTGCTGCTGCCGGACAACCTGACCAAGACTGACTCGCTGATCCGCGAGCTGGTCGAGGCGATTCCCGAGGAGGACTGGCAGGACGTCGAGGTGATCGGCTGGCTCTACCAGTTCTACATCGCCGAGAAGAAGGGCGAGGTGATCGGCAAGGTGGTGAAGAGCGAGGACATCCCCGCCGCGACTCAGCTGTTCACCCCCAACTGGATCGTCCAATACCTGGTGCAGAATTCTGTGGGCCGCCAGTGGCTGCAGACCTATCCGGACTCCCCCCTCAAGGGCGAGATGCCGTACTACATCGAGCCCGCCGAGCAGGAGCCAGAGGTGCAGGCCCAGCTGGACGCCATCACCCCGGCCAGCATCGACCCCGAGACCATCAAAGTGCTGGACCCCGCCTGTGGCTCCGGCCATATCCTGGTCGAGGCCTACAACGTGCTGAAGGCCATCTACGAGGAGCGCGGCTACCGCTCCCGGGATATTCCCAAGCTGATCCTGGAGAGCAACCTGTTCGGTCTGGATATCGACGACCGCGCCGCCCAGCTCGCCGGCTTCGCGCTGCTGATGAAGGCCCGAGAAGACGACCGCCGGATCTTCACAAGAGGCATCCGCCTCAACGTGATGGCCCTGCAGAGTTCCCAGTACCTGGATGTCAGCACCCTGTGGCGCAACCTCAACCTTACCGGCGACTGGCACCAGGGCCAGTCCCAGAGCCTTTTCGAGGGCGAGCAAAAGGAGCTCTCCAGCAACGACAATACCTACAAGGTCATCGTCGACCTGATCGAACGATTCCAAGACGCCAAGACCTTTGGCTCGCTGATCGAAGTGCCAAACAGCTTCGAAGCCCTACTCAAGACTCTGCTGGAAGACCTGACAGAGCTCAGTAACAGAGGCGATACCATTCAAAAGACTGCTGCGAAACAGCTGATGCCGGTTGTGCAGCAGGCTTGTATATTGGCTAATAGCTATAATTCTATCGTCGCAAACCCCCCATATATGGGAAGCAGCTATTTCGAAAAATCTCTCAAGAAAGAGTTGTCGGAAAGATATAAAACCACCAGAACTGACTTGTATGCAATATTTATAGAAAGGAACGCGAAGCTAACCAAAGACTCATTATCAACTGTCTCAATGGTCACTAGACAAGACTGGATGCATACATCATCTTACAGTGACCTTAGAGGAAAAATACTAAAGAAATGGCAGCTAAATAGCTTGGTTCAGCTTGGCTCCGGTGGCTTTCCATCTTTGTCTGGCGAGGTTGTGCAAGCCGCAGCATTTATATTTAACACTTGGCATGTAAAAAATTATAAACAAGTATATGTGGACTGCACATCTAAAAAAGCAGGCAAGGAAGGTTTGTTCAAAGGTCACAGGAATCGTTTTGACTGTTCGTCCGACAGGTTCCCAAGCTCGCTCGGAAATCCTGTCCTTTACTTTTTAAAAGAGGAGGAGTTGAACGCATTTTCTCTATCAAAATCATTTGGCGAAGTTGTCACGCTGCGAGAGGGTGTTCACACAGGAGACAATGAGGCTTTTATTAGGTTCTGGTGGGAAGTGAGCGAAAAGACGATTTCTAAAGAATGCATGAGTGTTGAGTGTTTTGATAGAGGAAAATGGAAGTGGGCCCCTTACAACAAAGGTGGTACAACTAGCAGATGGTATGATCCTACAGACTTTGTCTTGGCTTATGATGCACCATCTAGAAGGAAGATGGAAAAGATAAAAGGGCATGTTAGGCCTAGCCAGTCACTTTATTTTAAAGAAGGAGGAACTTGGTCTGACGTTGCGACAAAGGGCTTTGGAGTGCGTTATTACGAAGAGGGGCATTTGTTCGATGGTGCCGGGCCGGTCGTCATATCAGAAAATATCGCCAAAGATATATCTATTATGAACTCTCTTCCTTTTAGAGTTTTATGCGCTTATGCGATGCCGAACTTACATTTTAAGTGCGGAACAATAAAAAAAATGCCTTATCCAGAGCTGGGGGTGGCAGAATCCGAAAGGATTGCTGAATGTGGCTGTAAAATCATAGCTTGTCTCAAGGCTGCGTCTAGTTACATAGAGACAAATAGACTTAACTTTTCACATATCCTTGTAAAAAGAGATGTCGGTAAAATTGAAGAAAAACACCATGAGGCAAATGCTGAATTGCTAAAGACAAAAAAAAATATCGAGAACTTAGAGAGGGAGGTAAATGAAACTGTTTCTTTATCTTATGGCCTAGGGACGATGTTATATGATGAGCCTTCCTTAGAAAACAATGTTGTGAGTAAAATTAAAGATAATGGGTTGTTTTCCTCTTTAGTGTCTTACGTTATAGGCTGCATGATGGGCCGCTACTCGCCGGACAAGCCTGGCCTAATCCTCGCCAGCCAGGGCGAAACCATCCACGACTACCTTGCCCAGATCCCTGAGCCCAGCTTCGTACCGGATAAAAACGCCATCATCCCGCTCACCGATCAGGAATGGTTCCCCGACGACGCCACTAACCGCTTCCGTGATTTCGTCCGCACCGGGTGGGGTGAGGAGCACCTGCAGGAAAACCTCGATTTCGTCTCCGAAAGCCTCTGCCTCCACGCCATCAAGCCCAAGAAGGGCGAAGCCGCACTGGACACCATCCGTCGTTATCTGAGCACCCAGTTCTACAAGGATCACCTGCGCACCTACAAGAAACGACCCATCTACTGGCTGTTCAGCTCCGGAAAGCAGAAGGCCTTCGAGTGCTTGGTCTACCTGCACCGCTACAACGAGAGCACTCTCGCCGAGATGCGCACCGACTACGTGATCCCGCTCACCACCAGGCTCGCCAGCTACGTTGAAAAACTGGAGCAAGACAAGGAAGCCAGTACCTCCGCCGCCGAAGCCAAAAGCATCGAGAAAGAGCTGGACAAGCTCTACAAACAGCAGGCCGAGCTCAATGCCTTCGATGAGAAGTTGCGTCATTATGCGGATCAGCGGGTTTCGCTGGATCTGGATGATGGTGTGAAAGTGAATTATGGGAAATTTGGGGATCTGCTCGCCAACGTAAAAGAAATCACGGGTAGCAAATCGGAGTAG
- a CDS encoding DUF262 domain-containing protein: MYQAGGTIASLMEQVNNNELILPAIQREFVWKPDQICNLFDSLLQGYPFGVFLFWRIQSENREKYQFYDFVKDFHQRDSPHCPPLKDLPRREFVAVLDGQQRITALNIGLQGSYSQKIHGKWWSSSDAFPKRHLHINLLGQPQEETGSQYQFEFLTPNQAANRSGEEYWFRVGRILEEDRDDLNDELNDGWENDKQSLKSARSVLRHLVTTIFDKDKIAYYEEKDQSLERVLNIFIRMNSGGTFLSYSDLLLSIAVAQWESLDAREEIHSLVDEMNETGDGFSFSKDLVLKAGLMLSDIGSVGFKVENFNKTNMEILEENWLGIRSALLLATELLATFGFNSQNLRADSSILPIAYYLYTRKPGDGYLSRSEFAKDREALRQWLIKSLLKASGIWGSGLDTLLTSLRRVIKEEGEMGFPADAVGSAMASRGKSLHFIAEEVDELSELEYGGKRTFALLSLLFPGFDFSRHFHVDHVYPKGVFSTSRLRKSGVPEEKIELFKIWANRLPNLQLLEGSINNEKRQKMPSDWYEQAWPDPEARQRHLNSQGMDLLPVDIKDFEVFYNQRKKVFKSRIEQVVNGKSDGL; the protein is encoded by the coding sequence ATGTATCAGGCTGGCGGTACCATCGCATCACTGATGGAACAAGTTAATAACAATGAGCTGATCCTACCAGCAATCCAGAGGGAATTTGTATGGAAACCTGATCAGATCTGCAATTTGTTTGATAGTCTTCTTCAAGGTTATCCCTTCGGTGTTTTCCTTTTCTGGCGAATTCAGTCTGAAAATCGGGAAAAATACCAATTTTACGATTTCGTTAAAGACTTTCACCAGCGTGACAGCCCTCATTGTCCACCGCTAAAGGATCTTCCAAGGCGTGAATTTGTTGCCGTTCTTGATGGCCAACAACGAATAACCGCGCTGAATATCGGTCTCCAGGGTTCCTACAGTCAGAAAATCCATGGGAAATGGTGGTCGAGTTCAGATGCGTTTCCTAAGAGACATCTTCATATAAATTTGCTTGGCCAACCGCAGGAAGAAACCGGCAGCCAGTATCAGTTTGAATTTCTCACGCCCAATCAGGCTGCTAATAGGTCTGGCGAGGAATATTGGTTTCGTGTTGGTCGCATCCTCGAAGAAGATCGAGATGATTTAAATGATGAGCTTAACGATGGCTGGGAAAATGACAAGCAATCCTTAAAATCCGCTCGTAGTGTTCTCAGGCATCTGGTCACTACAATATTCGATAAGGATAAAATTGCTTACTACGAGGAAAAAGATCAAAGCCTTGAGCGTGTACTAAATATTTTCATACGTATGAATAGTGGCGGGACCTTCCTTTCATATTCGGATCTGCTTTTGTCGATAGCTGTGGCTCAGTGGGAAAGTCTTGATGCTCGTGAGGAAATTCATTCTCTGGTAGATGAGATGAATGAGACAGGGGACGGCTTCTCTTTTAGCAAGGATCTTGTTCTAAAAGCGGGGTTGATGCTGTCAGACATTGGCAGCGTAGGGTTCAAGGTCGAGAATTTCAACAAAACCAATATGGAAATCCTTGAGGAGAACTGGCTGGGGATTCGCAGCGCTCTTTTGTTGGCGACGGAGCTATTGGCCACTTTTGGTTTCAATTCCCAAAACCTCCGAGCAGATAGTTCAATTTTGCCTATCGCTTATTATCTTTATACGCGCAAGCCTGGTGATGGCTACCTGTCTAGATCAGAGTTCGCCAAGGACCGTGAAGCCCTGAGGCAATGGCTGATCAAATCGCTTCTAAAGGCGTCGGGAATTTGGGGGAGTGGTCTCGATACCCTTCTTACCAGCTTGCGACGGGTTATAAAAGAAGAAGGAGAAATGGGTTTCCCTGCGGATGCGGTAGGTTCTGCCATGGCCTCGCGAGGAAAATCGCTCCACTTCATCGCGGAAGAAGTCGATGAGCTATCAGAGCTTGAATATGGTGGAAAAAGAACCTTTGCTCTTCTTTCGCTGCTATTTCCAGGATTTGATTTTTCCAGGCACTTTCATGTTGATCACGTTTATCCCAAAGGGGTGTTCTCCACAAGCAGGCTAAGAAAGTCAGGGGTTCCAGAGGAAAAGATAGAGCTCTTCAAGATATGGGCTAATCGATTGCCAAATCTTCAATTACTTGAAGGTTCAATCAATAATGAGAAGCGGCAAAAAATGCCGTCAGATTGGTATGAACAGGCATGGCCTGATCCTGAAGCGCGTCAACGCCATCTAAACTCCCAAGGCATGGATTTGCTCCCGGTCGACATCAAGGATTTTGAAGTTTTTTATAATCAGAGAAAAAAAGTCTTCAAATCAAGGATCGAGCAAGTAGTCAACGGGAAGTCAGATGGACTTTAA